One window from the genome of Methanobrevibacter sp. encodes:
- a CDS encoding V4R domain-containing protein, with product MNEQKPIQIFSDLNEKFGINVIKSPVKLIILEMLRDRDMEFDEIVSNVGKSKSTVSVHLKSLRETGIISYRVNPADNRKKIFYLNSKFIGSVNITEPKKIEETQSDYLIKHIVDEEAQFSTLLFHTLKAMLIQEGINIDPILQSTGNQIGKSLFYKLYDDDLEVFMNNLANFWENKGLGRLTFEIGQTIKVTTYDCFECELLPKTGKPACFLDTGIFEGLFTLFFNLPVRVIETQCYTMGDQKCMFEIEPQSIKTY from the coding sequence ATGAACGAACAAAAACCTATTCAAATATTTTCAGACTTAAATGAAAAATTTGGTATTAATGTTATAAAAAGTCCGGTAAAACTCATAATTCTTGAAATGCTTAGGGACAGAGACATGGAATTCGATGAAATTGTTAGTAATGTCGGAAAATCCAAATCTACAGTTTCAGTTCACTTGAAAAGTTTAAGAGAAACTGGAATCATTTCTTATAGGGTCAATCCTGCTGATAATAGAAAAAAAATATTCTACCTAAATTCTAAATTTATAGGTTCTGTAAACATTACCGAACCTAAAAAAATTGAAGAGACTCAATCGGATTATTTGATAAAACACATTGTTGATGAAGAGGCTCAATTTTCAACTTTACTGTTCCACACCTTAAAAGCAATGCTTATTCAAGAAGGAATCAATATTGATCCGATTTTACAATCAACAGGAAATCAAATCGGCAAATCCCTTTTTTATAAACTATATGATGATGATTTGGAAGTGTTTATGAATAATTTAGCTAATTTTTGGGAAAATAAAGGTTTAGGTAGACTGACCTTTGAGATAGGTCAAACAATTAAAGTCACAACCTATGACTGCTTTGAATGTGAATTACTTCCAAAAACAGGAAAACCTGCCTGTTTTTTAGACACAGGGATTTTTGAAGGTTTATTCACACTATTCTTCAATCTACCTGTAAGGGTTATTGAAACTCAATGTTATACAATGGGTGATCAGAAGTGTATGTTTGAGATAGAGCCTCAAAGCATAAAAACTTATTAA
- a CDS encoding protein-ADP-ribose hydrolase — MSREEQLDFLINYLIDERNETIEIPKDYKAKRNLLRSLMNVRMPLKISDEFLKVQDDFLTAETLGKDLTSVEDITDVNGKIMLWQGDIVTLKVDGIVNAANSKLLGCFIPLHNCIDNLIHSVAGLQLREECNSMMQLQGHDEEVGKAKITSAYNLPSKYVIHTVGPAIPHDSKPSKSDCEALENCYRSCLEIASENNLESLAFCGISTGVFNFPQDLAAKIATDTVREYLNSNKTSLKHVIFDVFSDESYTTYKDLLF; from the coding sequence ATGAGTAGAGAAGAACAACTTGATTTTCTAATTAATTATTTGATTGATGAGAGAAATGAAACTATTGAAATTCCAAAAGACTACAAAGCTAAAAGAAATCTGCTTCGCTCTTTAATGAATGTAAGAATGCCCTTAAAAATTTCAGACGAATTTTTAAAAGTTCAGGATGATTTCTTAACTGCCGAAACATTAGGAAAAGATTTGACTTCAGTTGAGGATATAACTGATGTCAACGGCAAAATCATGCTTTGGCAGGGAGATATTGTAACTTTGAAAGTTGACGGGATTGTCAATGCGGCAAATTCAAAATTATTAGGTTGTTTTATTCCCCTTCACAATTGCATTGACAACCTGATTCACTCAGTAGCCGGATTGCAGCTCAGAGAGGAATGCAACAGCATGATGCAGCTACAAGGACACGACGAAGAAGTGGGCAAAGCCAAAATCACAAGTGCCTATAATCTGCCTTCAAAATATGTGATTCATACTGTTGGCCCCGCAATCCCTCATGACTCAAAACCTTCCAAAAGCGATTGTGAAGCATTAGAGAATTGCTATAGGTCTTGTTTGGAAATTGCAAGTGAAAATAATTTAGAGTCATTGGCATTTTGTGGCATTTCAACTGGAGTGTTTAATTTTCCACAGGATTTGGCGGCTAAAATAGCTACTGATACCGTTAGAGAGTATTTGAATTCAAATAAAACCAGTTTGAAGCATGTGATTTTTGACGTGTTTTCAGATGAAAGCTATACAACATATAAGGATTTATTGTTTTAG
- the cobI gene encoding precorrin-2 C(20)-methyltransferase, giving the protein MVKKGKLIGIGVGPGDTELLTLKAAKVLKTVPVVFSPKSSKEKESIALSIVRPVLKERKDYKKVMIVEPIFPMIENKEELKKVWKSASELIAQYLNTGRDVAFITLGDTSIFSTYSYVQKILKDEYEIETIPGITSFTACAATKNEALVEQNEILTIVPKIDDRLKQVLEYSDSVVLMKASRNTSKLESKIENDKRKKEIYSVQNCTRENEKIIEGFSHEKPYLTTTVIKFRDD; this is encoded by the coding sequence ATGGTAAAAAAAGGAAAATTAATAGGAATTGGTGTTGGACCTGGAGATACTGAATTATTAACTTTAAAAGCTGCAAAGGTTTTAAAGACTGTCCCTGTGGTTTTTTCACCAAAATCATCTAAAGAAAAAGAAAGTATTGCATTGTCTATTGTTAGACCTGTCCTTAAAGAAAGAAAAGATTATAAAAAAGTAATGATTGTTGAACCTATTTTTCCTATGATTGAAAATAAAGAAGAACTTAAAAAAGTATGGAAAAGTGCATCTGAACTGATTGCACAATATCTCAACACAGGAAGAGATGTTGCATTTATTACACTTGGAGATACTTCAATATTCAGCACTTATTCTTATGTTCAAAAAATATTAAAAGATGAATACGAAATAGAAACTATTCCTGGAATCACATCATTTACTGCATGTGCCGCTACTAAAAATGAAGCATTGGTGGAGCAAAATGAAATATTGACTATTGTTCCGAAAATCGATGACAGACTAAAACAGGTTTTAGAATACAGTGATTCCGTTGTTCTTATGAAAGCATCAAGAAACACTTCCAAACTTGAATCAAAAATTGAAAACGACAAAAGGAAAAAAGAGATTTATTCAGTGCAGAACTGCACCCGTGAAAATGAAAAAATAATTGAAGGATTTTCTCACGAAAAACCCTACCTTACAACAACCGTCATAAAATTTAGAGATGATTAA
- a CDS encoding pyridoxamine 5'-phosphate oxidase family protein, translated as MKDVIKFLTENPQQYLATIGLDGNAKVRPILFYFAEDDKPYFCTSNQKPMYKELDANPNFEMTAATPEFQWLRIAGKVEFVDDLEIKQKVIDANDLVKTLYESGDNPIFEVFTIKEGKATIADFSGEPPKVYEI; from the coding sequence ATGAAAGATGTAATCAAATTCTTAACTGAAAACCCTCAGCAATATCTCGCAACTATAGGACTTGATGGAAACGCAAAAGTAAGGCCTATACTATTCTACTTTGCAGAAGATGATAAACCATACTTCTGTACCAGCAACCAAAAGCCAATGTACAAGGAATTGGATGCAAACCCTAACTTTGAAATGACTGCAGCCACTCCCGAATTCCAATGGCTCAGAATTGCCGGAAAAGTGGAATTCGTCGATGATTTGGAAATCAAGCAAAAGGTAATTGATGCAAATGATCTTGTAAAGACATTATATGAATCCGGTGACAATCCGATATTTGAAGTATTTACCATTAAAGAAGGTAAAGCAACCATTGCTGACTTTTCCGGAGAGCCTCCAAAAGTTTATGAAATTTAA
- a CDS encoding helix-turn-helix domain-containing protein — translation MAKFESNYCPVNETLKIISGKWHFLIIRDLFFGKKRFKEFKEDKPKLSNKVLTECLKDLESNGLISKTNMDDSKITEYCLTEEGKRMNRILYELAIFTLKKDDSATDAESDEFIKIFKDTLDID, via the coding sequence ATGGCTAAATTCGAAAGCAATTACTGTCCAGTAAACGAAACCTTAAAAATCATCAGCGGAAAATGGCACTTTCTAATCATTAGGGATCTGTTCTTCGGCAAAAAAAGATTCAAAGAATTCAAGGAGGATAAACCTAAATTAAGCAATAAGGTTTTAACCGAATGCTTAAAAGATTTGGAATCAAATGGACTGATTTCAAAAACCAATATGGATGACTCCAAAATAACAGAATATTGCCTGACTGAAGAAGGAAAAAGAATGAATAGAATCCTTTATGAACTGGCCATATTCACTTTAAAAAAAGATGATTCCGCAACAGATGCCGAATCTGATGAATTTATAAAGATTTTTAAAGACACATTAGATATTGATTAA